A region of Pseudorasbora parva isolate DD20220531a chromosome 14, ASM2467924v1, whole genome shotgun sequence DNA encodes the following proteins:
- the zbtb7a gene encoding zinc finger and BTB domain-containing protein 7A isoform X1 — protein MLGALRRCQDQTGRRTDGRTDGRVAAAIGGSAAGWWKMSSGAGGRGRREGRACGGAGEVEEGPVGIPFPEHSADLLGSLNRQRLSGLLCDVLLVAQEREFPAHRSVLASCSTYFHKLFTSGLAADRQKVYALDFVRPEALAALLDFAYTATLTVSRNSVVDILSAARVLEISPVQDVCTHLLDTKVLSPPAGSEQDEDEEEEERGKNGKEQGIRLRAREYLEFFQRGAHWGSSCSTPELRDLPAHLHFSQRNGADSNGTPISLADYYSPLAQALTQPPRDPEDENVDEECHDGASNLVRGKGAEALIPFYAPTQNGHYYLHQAELKSEREVEVAGEREQGPASALLQQMMDSLEQKREQATTGGGGEEDGPEGEEQDVEFYLKYFNSAPHEEATTPSMSPSLLPLWSVRGNGGGNQATGGGNSGERKMRSKAFQKCPICSKVIQGAGKLPRHIRTHTGEKPYECAICKVRFTRQDKLKVHMRKHTGEKPYLCTQCGAAFAHNYDLKNHMRVHTGLRPYQCSSCFKTFVRSDHLHRHLKKDGCNGIPSRRGRKPRIRDSELLEGPLELHGPEADMERGRRHPDRGTGTSVMEENHGSHTHSPVADGEGSEDLTSGQRDSATT, from the exons ATGTTGGGAGCCCTGAGAAGGTGTCAGGATCAG ACAGGCAGACGGACAGACGGCAGGACGGACGGACGGGTGGCGGCTGCGATTGGCGGCTCGGCGGCAGGCTGGTGGAAAATGTCGTCGGGAGCAGGTGGGCGGGGAAGACGTGAGGGGAGGGCCTGTGGGGGTGCAGGCGAGGTAGAGGAAGGACCAGTGGGCATCCCCTTCCCCGAACACAGTGCTGACCTGCTGGGCAGTCTCAACCGGCAACGGCTAAGTGGGCTGCTGTGTGATGTACTGCTAGTTGCCCAAGAGAGAGAATTCCCTGCCCACCGCTCCGTGTTGGCTTCCTGCAGCACTTACTTCCACAAGCTTTTCACCTCGGGCCTGGCTGCCGACCGGCAGAAAGTCTATGCGCTGGACTTTGTGCGGCCTGAGGCGCTGGCCGCCCTCTTGGACTTTGCTTATACAGCCACACTCACAGTCAGCCGCAACAGTGTGGTTGACATCCTAAGCGCTGCCCGTGTGCTTGAGATCTCACCCGTCCAAGATGTCTGCACACACCTGCTGGACACCAAAGTGCTCTCCCCGCCG GCGGGCAGTGAGCAAGATGAAGACGAGGAAGAAGAGGAGCGAGGAAAGAATGGAAAAGAACAGGGCATCCGGCTGCGTGCCCGCGAGTACTTAGAGTTCTTCCAGAGGGGGGCGCATTGGGGTAGCAGCTGCAGCACGCCAGAGCTCAGGGACCTTCCCGCACACCTGCACTTTAGCCAACGCAACGGCGCTGACAGCAATGGCACACCCATCAGCCTTGCTGACTACTACTCCCCCCTGGCCCAGGCCCTAACGCAGCCACCTCGTGACCCCGAAGATGAGAATGTGGATGAGGAGTGTCATGATGGAGCTTCAAATCTAGTTCGAGGGAAAGGTGCAGAGGCTCTGATACCTTTTTATGCTCCCACTCAGAATGGACATTACTACCTCCATCAGGCAGAGCTTAAATCAGAAAGAGAGGTGGAGGTGGCGGGTGAGCGTGAACAAGGCCCTGCCAGTGCTTTGCTACAACAGATGATGGACTCCTTGGAACAGAAAAGGGAACAGGCCACGACAGGTGGTGGGGGTGAGGAGGATGGGCCAGAGGGCGAAGAGCAAGATGTGGAATTTTACTTGAAGTACTTTAATAGTGCACCGCACGAGGAGGCCACCACTCCCTCCATGTCTCCAAGTCTTCTACCACTGTGGTCAGTGAGGGGCAACGGAGGTGGAAACCAAGCGACTGGAGGGGGTAACAGCGGTGAGAGGAAGATGCGCTCTAAGGCCTTCCAGAAGTGCCCCATCTGTTCCAAGGTCATCCAAGGTGCAGGCAAGCTTCCGCGCCACATCCGTACACACACAGGAGAAAAGCCCTATGAATGCGCCATCTGCAAAGTGCGATTTACCAG GCAGGACAAGCTAAAGGTTCACATGCGTAAGCATACGGGAGAGAAGCCTTACCTGTGTACTCAGTGTGGCGCCGCCTTTGCCCACAACTACGACCTGAAGAATCACATGCGTGTGCATACAGGCTTGCGCCCCTACCAGTGCTCCAGCTGTTTTAAAACCTTTGTGCGCTCAGACCACCTCCACCGTCATCTCAAGAAGGATGGCTGCAACGGCATCCCTTCCCGACGAGGCCGCAAGCCACGCATACGAGATTCTGAGCTCCTGGAAGGTCCTTTGGAACTTCACGGCCCAGAAGCAGACATGGAGAGAGGTCGACGGCATCCGGACAGGGGCACAGGAACATCAGTCATGGAGGAAAATCACGGTAGTCACACGCATAGCCCGGTTGCCGATGGAGAAGGTAGTGAAGATTTGACCTCGGGACAAAGGGACTCTGCGACTACATGA
- the zbtb7a gene encoding zinc finger and BTB domain-containing protein 7A isoform X2 gives MSSGAGGRGRREGRACGGAGEVEEGPVGIPFPEHSADLLGSLNRQRLSGLLCDVLLVAQEREFPAHRSVLASCSTYFHKLFTSGLAADRQKVYALDFVRPEALAALLDFAYTATLTVSRNSVVDILSAARVLEISPVQDVCTHLLDTKVLSPPAGSEQDEDEEEEERGKNGKEQGIRLRAREYLEFFQRGAHWGSSCSTPELRDLPAHLHFSQRNGADSNGTPISLADYYSPLAQALTQPPRDPEDENVDEECHDGASNLVRGKGAEALIPFYAPTQNGHYYLHQAELKSEREVEVAGEREQGPASALLQQMMDSLEQKREQATTGGGGEEDGPEGEEQDVEFYLKYFNSAPHEEATTPSMSPSLLPLWSVRGNGGGNQATGGGNSGERKMRSKAFQKCPICSKVIQGAGKLPRHIRTHTGEKPYECAICKVRFTRQDKLKVHMRKHTGEKPYLCTQCGAAFAHNYDLKNHMRVHTGLRPYQCSSCFKTFVRSDHLHRHLKKDGCNGIPSRRGRKPRIRDSELLEGPLELHGPEADMERGRRHPDRGTGTSVMEENHGSHTHSPVADGEGSEDLTSGQRDSATT, from the exons ATGTCGTCGGGAGCAGGTGGGCGGGGAAGACGTGAGGGGAGGGCCTGTGGGGGTGCAGGCGAGGTAGAGGAAGGACCAGTGGGCATCCCCTTCCCCGAACACAGTGCTGACCTGCTGGGCAGTCTCAACCGGCAACGGCTAAGTGGGCTGCTGTGTGATGTACTGCTAGTTGCCCAAGAGAGAGAATTCCCTGCCCACCGCTCCGTGTTGGCTTCCTGCAGCACTTACTTCCACAAGCTTTTCACCTCGGGCCTGGCTGCCGACCGGCAGAAAGTCTATGCGCTGGACTTTGTGCGGCCTGAGGCGCTGGCCGCCCTCTTGGACTTTGCTTATACAGCCACACTCACAGTCAGCCGCAACAGTGTGGTTGACATCCTAAGCGCTGCCCGTGTGCTTGAGATCTCACCCGTCCAAGATGTCTGCACACACCTGCTGGACACCAAAGTGCTCTCCCCGCCG GCGGGCAGTGAGCAAGATGAAGACGAGGAAGAAGAGGAGCGAGGAAAGAATGGAAAAGAACAGGGCATCCGGCTGCGTGCCCGCGAGTACTTAGAGTTCTTCCAGAGGGGGGCGCATTGGGGTAGCAGCTGCAGCACGCCAGAGCTCAGGGACCTTCCCGCACACCTGCACTTTAGCCAACGCAACGGCGCTGACAGCAATGGCACACCCATCAGCCTTGCTGACTACTACTCCCCCCTGGCCCAGGCCCTAACGCAGCCACCTCGTGACCCCGAAGATGAGAATGTGGATGAGGAGTGTCATGATGGAGCTTCAAATCTAGTTCGAGGGAAAGGTGCAGAGGCTCTGATACCTTTTTATGCTCCCACTCAGAATGGACATTACTACCTCCATCAGGCAGAGCTTAAATCAGAAAGAGAGGTGGAGGTGGCGGGTGAGCGTGAACAAGGCCCTGCCAGTGCTTTGCTACAACAGATGATGGACTCCTTGGAACAGAAAAGGGAACAGGCCACGACAGGTGGTGGGGGTGAGGAGGATGGGCCAGAGGGCGAAGAGCAAGATGTGGAATTTTACTTGAAGTACTTTAATAGTGCACCGCACGAGGAGGCCACCACTCCCTCCATGTCTCCAAGTCTTCTACCACTGTGGTCAGTGAGGGGCAACGGAGGTGGAAACCAAGCGACTGGAGGGGGTAACAGCGGTGAGAGGAAGATGCGCTCTAAGGCCTTCCAGAAGTGCCCCATCTGTTCCAAGGTCATCCAAGGTGCAGGCAAGCTTCCGCGCCACATCCGTACACACACAGGAGAAAAGCCCTATGAATGCGCCATCTGCAAAGTGCGATTTACCAG GCAGGACAAGCTAAAGGTTCACATGCGTAAGCATACGGGAGAGAAGCCTTACCTGTGTACTCAGTGTGGCGCCGCCTTTGCCCACAACTACGACCTGAAGAATCACATGCGTGTGCATACAGGCTTGCGCCCCTACCAGTGCTCCAGCTGTTTTAAAACCTTTGTGCGCTCAGACCACCTCCACCGTCATCTCAAGAAGGATGGCTGCAACGGCATCCCTTCCCGACGAGGCCGCAAGCCACGCATACGAGATTCTGAGCTCCTGGAAGGTCCTTTGGAACTTCACGGCCCAGAAGCAGACATGGAGAGAGGTCGACGGCATCCGGACAGGGGCACAGGAACATCAGTCATGGAGGAAAATCACGGTAGTCACACGCATAGCCCGGTTGCCGATGGAGAAGGTAGTGAAGATTTGACCTCGGGACAAAGGGACTCTGCGACTACATGA